A window of the Clostridia bacterium genome harbors these coding sequences:
- a CDS encoding 6-phosphofructokinase: MSELKGACIIGQSGGPTSVINASAYGAIKTALETECITAVYGAEHGIKGVLDDKLLDMGKEDPKELEYMKYTPSSALGSCRYKLKNAEDDDTDYKRILEIFKKYNVRYFFYNGGNDSMDTCNKISKYMAKSGWECRVMGIPKTIDNDLAGTDHCPGYASAAKYIATSVMEIYRDARVYDTGMITVIEAMGRNAGWLTAAASLANYKGNGADLIYLPEVDFDLDAFLDKVEEIYKKNGKCIAVVSEGIKDKNGKYISEYGAENLAKDSFGHSQLGGLASFLANAAKARTGAKVRGIELSLLQRCAAHCASQTDIDESFAAGKAAVEYAVAGTTDRMVGFERSYENGQYKCNIKLFGLTEVANAEKKVPLDWLNETKDGLNEKFVEYALPLIQGETKLPKEDGLPRFVRLKKVYAK, from the coding sequence ATGAGTGAACTCAAAGGCGCCTGCATCATAGGCCAGTCCGGCGGACCGACTTCCGTCATCAACGCCAGCGCGTACGGCGCGATCAAGACCGCGCTCGAGACCGAGTGCATCACCGCCGTCTACGGCGCGGAGCACGGCATCAAGGGCGTGCTCGACGACAAGCTTCTCGACATGGGCAAGGAGGACCCGAAGGAGCTGGAGTATATGAAATACACCCCCTCTTCCGCGCTCGGCAGCTGCCGCTACAAGCTGAAGAACGCAGAAGACGACGACACCGACTACAAGCGCATCCTCGAGATATTCAAGAAGTACAACGTCCGCTATTTCTTCTATAACGGCGGCAACGACTCCATGGATACCTGCAACAAGATATCCAAGTATATGGCGAAATCCGGCTGGGAATGCAGAGTCATGGGCATCCCGAAGACGATCGACAACGACCTCGCCGGCACCGATCACTGCCCCGGCTACGCCTCCGCGGCGAAGTACATAGCCACCTCCGTTATGGAGATCTATCGCGACGCCCGCGTTTACGACACCGGCATGATCACCGTCATCGAGGCGATGGGCAGAAACGCCGGCTGGCTGACCGCCGCCGCCTCCCTCGCGAACTACAAGGGCAACGGCGCGGACCTCATCTACCTGCCGGAAGTCGACTTCGACCTCGACGCCTTCCTCGACAAGGTCGAGGAGATCTACAAGAAGAACGGCAAGTGCATCGCCGTCGTTTCCGAAGGCATCAAGGATAAGAACGGCAAATACATCTCCGAATACGGCGCGGAAAACCTCGCCAAAGACAGCTTCGGCCACTCGCAGCTGGGCGGCCTCGCCTCCTTCCTCGCGAACGCCGCCAAGGCGCGCACGGGCGCGAAGGTACGCGGCATCGAGCTTTCGCTGCTGCAGCGCTGCGCCGCGCACTGCGCCTCCCAGACCGACATCGACGAGTCCTTCGCCGCCGGCAAGGCCGCGGTGGAATACGCCGTCGCCGGCACGACCGACCGCATGGTCGGCTTCGAGCGCAGCTATGAGAACGGTCAGTATAAGTGCAACATCAAGCTCTTCGGTCTGACCGAGGTCGCGAACGCCGAGAAGAAGGTACCGCTCGACTGGCTCAACGAGACAAAGGACGGCCTGAACGAAAAGTTCGTCGAGTACGCGCTCCCGCTGATCCAGGGCGAAACCAAGCTCCCGAAGGAAGACGGCCTCCCGCGCTTCGTCCGGCTCAAAAAGGTCTACGCGAAGTAA